Proteins found in one Triticum urartu cultivar G1812 chromosome 4, Tu2.1, whole genome shotgun sequence genomic segment:
- the LOC125551831 gene encoding ABC transporter F family member 5-like, with protein MATMDVLSAKFLRSSLHPHAPFLPCPSLPSRRYRQPFSIYCRLSTSSPSSSSAATTSEGDANQDLSALLSDESTTAAPGAGSRTKRPNSGASSIPSGVRLENISKSYKGVTVLKDVSWEVQRGEKVGLVGVNGAGKTTQLRIIAGLEEPDGGNVVKAKENMKIAFLSQEFEVCASRTVREEFLSAFQEEMGVKTRLDQVQAALERATEDMDLMGRLLDELDLLQRQSQDVDLGMVDVKIQKLMPELGFVPEDADRLVASFSGGWKMRMSLGKILLQDPDLLLLDEPTNHVDLDTIEWLESYLKIQDVPMVIISHDRAFLDQCCTKIVETEFGVSKMYKGNYSEYVLAKAIWVETQRAAWEKQQKEIEHTRELISRLGAGASSGRASSEQKKLEKLEKEGLIEKPFQRKQLKIRFPERGRSGRTVLAINNLKFGFGDKILFNNANLIVERGEKIAIIGPNGCGKSTLLKLALGTEKPQEGEVILGEHNVLPNYFEQNQAEALDLEKTVLDTVAEAAEDWKIDDIKGLLGRCNFRDDMLNRKVRFLSGGEKARLSFCKFMVTPSTLLILDEPTNHLDIPSKEMLEEAISEYTGTVITVSHDRYFVKQVVNRVIEVKDQTIQDYQGDYNVSSPMILTTCTVLQIYLFHICDYIGTEIC; from the exons ATGGCCACCATGGACGTCCTCTCCGCCAAGTTCCTCCGCTCCTCCCTCCACCCGCACGCCCCCTTTCTTCCCTGCCCATCCCTCCCGTCCCGACGCTACCGCCAGCCCTTCTCAATCTACTGCCGCCTCAGCACCTCCTCCCCCTCGTCCTCCTCCGCCGCCACCACATCCGAGGGGGACGCAAACCAGGACCTTTCCGCCCTCCTCTCCGATGAATCCACCACCGCCGCGCCCGGCGCCGGTTCCAGGACGAAGCGGCCGAACAGCGGCGCGTCGAGCATCCCGTCCGGGGTGCGGCTGGAGAACATCTCCAAGTCTTACAAGGGAGTGACAGTCCTGAAGGACGTATCCTGGGAAGTGCAGCGTGGGGAGAAGGTGGGGCTCGTTGGCGTCAACGGCGCCGGCAAGACCACGCAACTCCGCATCATCGCCGGTCTCGAAGAGCCCGACGGCGGCAACGTCGTCAAGGCCAAGGAGAACATGAAGATCGCCTTCCTCAGCCAGGAGTTCGAAGTCTGCGCCTCCCGGACCGTCAGGGAGGAGTTTCTCAGCGCCTTCCAGGAGGAGATGGGCGTCAAGACCCGCCTCGACCAGGTGCAGGCGGCGCTTGAGCGAGCAACCGAGGACATGGACCTCATGGGGAGGCTCCTCGACGAGCTCGACCTGCTGCAGCGGCAATCGCAGGACGTCGACCTGGGCATGGTGGATGTCAAGATTCAGAAGCTCATGCCCGAGCTCGGGTTTGTGCCGGAGGACGCTGACCGCCTTGTCGCATCCTTCAGCGGAGGCTGGAAGATGAGGATGTCGCTTGGCAAGATACTTCTTCAG GATCCTGATTTGCTTCTACTTGACGAGCCCACAAATCATGTCGATTTGGATACCATTGAGTGGCTGGAGAGCTACCTTAAGATCCAGGATGTACCAATGGTCATCATATCTCATGACAGGGCTTTCCTTGATCAGTGTTGTACAAAGATAGTGGAGACTGAATTTGGGGTGTCGAAGATGTACAAGGGTAACTATTCTGAATATGTTCTAGCAAAGGCGATTTGGGTGGAAACTCAACGTGCTGCATGGGAGAAGCAGCAGAAGGAGATTGAACATACAAGGGAACTGATAAGTCGGCTTGGGGCTGGAGCTAGCTCGGGGCGTGCTTCAAGTGAGCAAAAG AAATTGGAAAAGCTTGAGAAAGAAGGGTTGATTGAGAAACCTTTCCAAAGGAAGCAGTTAAAGATCAGGTTTCCTGAACGTGGGAGAAGCGGTAGAACTGTGTTAGCAATAAATAATCTCAAGTTTGGGTTTGGGGATAAG ATATTGTTCAACAATGCTAATCTAATAGTTGAGAGAGGCGAAAAGATAGCCATTATTGGCCCCAATGGATGTGGTAAGAGCACATTACTGAAACTTGCTTTGGGAACGGAGAAGCCACAAGAAGGTGAAGTCATTCTTGGGGAGCATAATGTCCTGCCTAACTACTTCGAGCAGAATCAG GCAGAAGCTCTTGATTTAGAGAAGACTGTACTGGACACTGTAGCTGAAGCTGCAGAGGATTGGAAAATTGATGATATCAAAGGTCTCCTTGGTCGTTGTAACTTTAGGGATGACATGCTGAATAGAAAGGTTCGGTTTCTAAGTGGTGGAGAGAAG GCGAGGCTTTCCTTTTGCAAGTTCATGGTGACTCCGTCTACTTTACTAATCTTGGATGAACCGACAAATCACCTCGATATTCCATCAAAGGAAATGCTTGAG GAGGCAATATCAGAATACACGGGCACTGTAATTACAGTTTCTCATGATCGGTATTTTGTAAAACAAGTAGTTAACAGAGTCATTGAAGTGAAAGATCAAACTATCCAGGACTATCAAGGAGATTACAATGTAAGTTCTC